The following proteins are co-located in the Bacteroidota bacterium genome:
- a CDS encoding GldM family protein translates to MPLLRRGGWVAFAFFPICLFAQKDSIRIIKVIASMQEVSVLPNVNVLYIGMKQRFVITNSIGKISNISMEGAKATRYLSGRNDSEWVIEGLNNAIFANMHIYGTNSKGENVLLLNKKYIVRPVPKPLIKINDVIPDSVAEKLNLMAYGHLSATFPADDIFRGGVVEFAMVLNNNTKFDTLYAKGAVFTKEMKTAISKLKTGSLITCIKIRYLLIPTNQILNAPDIRIYMNATKVMRFGG, encoded by the coding sequence ATGCCACTACTCCGCCGTGGCGGATGGGTGGCGTTCGCCTTTTTTCCAATTTGCCTTTTTGCACAAAAAGATTCTATTCGAATCATTAAAGTAATAGCAAGCATGCAAGAAGTTTCTGTGCTTCCTAATGTGAATGTATTATATATAGGAATGAAGCAAAGATTTGTTATTACGAATTCTATCGGCAAAATAAGTAATATAAGCATGGAAGGTGCAAAAGCAACCCGATATCTATCGGGACGTAATGATAGTGAGTGGGTGATAGAAGGTTTGAACAATGCTATATTTGCAAACATGCACATATACGGTACCAACTCAAAAGGCGAAAATGTATTGTTGCTCAACAAAAAATATATAGTACGTCCTGTCCCTAAACCTTTAATAAAAATAAACGATGTAATACCTGACAGTGTTGCAGAGAAACTGAACCTAATGGCTTATGGCCACCTCTCAGCCACCTTCCCTGCCGACGATATATTTAGGGGTGGCGTAGTAGAATTTGCGATGGTGCTCAACAATAATACAAAGTTTGATACGCTATATGCCAAAGGTGCTGTGTTCACGAAAGAAATGAAAACTGCTATATCAAAATTGAAAACTGGAAGTTTGATTACCTGTATCAAAATCAGATATTTGCTCATACCTACCAATCAAATATTAAATGCTCCCGATATTAGAATATATATGAATGCGACTAAGGTGATGAGATTTGGTGGATAA